In Oreochromis aureus strain Israel breed Guangdong linkage group 17, ZZ_aureus, whole genome shotgun sequence, the genomic stretch TGATGCTTTTCTCTTTGTGactacaggagctgccctcagattcagaccaaCACCACCCAGTGATACCCTATATGTTCCCTCTTAATGCCGAATACACTTATTTAATCTTGGAGGTTTTTGTACCAACTCCAAAGTTAACTGATGACAAAGTACAAAGGCTataaagctgcagctgtcttactgaaaaaaagttaaaaagacaaaaggttAGAGGGATTAAACATCCCTATAACTGGTGTCACTATGTAGGAGCATAAAATGTCAGTGGtctccacctgtaaaaccattcctggttgtctcattgttgctTGTCTAGTCCACCTGTTTTTCATTTGGTCTTTAATTACCACTTAACTGATCAGATCAACATCCCAAAAGTTTGACTTGATGCTTGATGAAGTTTTGTTATTATGACCAGAATCTGTATCAGataagaaacaggaagtgagggcAAAGCCTTTGTACAGGTGTGGGAATCTGacctttttctttactgctgCGCATGACAAAGGTCGTAGCTCTAAAATGAGGTGAGAACGGTGGCTCAATCAGGTGTCCGGTGTCCGGATATGCTAATCTGCTCAACAGGTGTTCCTTTCCAGCTTCACGCATCAACCTGGCCACctgagggtcagaggtcaaccTTAAATTAACTGTATGTTAATGTTCACATTTATAGTTGGCCCTCACACAATGTTCACAATACTCAAACAAGAACTGCCAACTTCCCAGTATTCTTGACATCCATCACCCTCATAAAcagcatttgtgtttgtgtgtgtgacctcaCATCCTCCGCCGTCTCCACTGTGGGCCAGTTCTGATCATCACAGCCGTTAACCAGCAATGTCGGGCAGTTAATTCTGCCTACCTGTCAACAAAAAACACCTTTAAAACAATGttacaaataataaaacaggTCCAGCACTGACTCGTATTGGTATTTAACATGCAGGTGTTTGCAGTATATTCCAGCACTCACTTCGGCAATGTTTGAGGGGTCAGTGATGAATTCCAGAGCAACATCTTTCCAGATCACTTGGTTGTCCTCATTCACGCGTGCCTTGGACAGCTGCCTGTCATAACACGTTTAGTAATTACGAAACAGTAATAATAGCTTATTGGACCGACAAAGACAGGACCCACCTGGTTACTCCTTCAAACTTGGATGTGACTGTGCTCCCCCGTGCTGGATAATAGTGGTTGCAGCTGATACAAACAATACAACAAGGCTGGAATGAAATGACAAATTACGCAATTTGATTTATACCTCAGTTGGAGTAAGAAAGAGGTCAGGTCTACTTTAaacataaaagaagaagaaatttaaGTCATTTCCCTCGCACTCTGACCTTGACAATGGTGCTGTAGGCTGCCAAAGTGACAGCAACAAGTGAACCGAGGGAAAGACCAAAAATTCCAACTCTGTCTGGCATCACTTGAGGATGGTCCTTAATAATATTAAACGCCGTCTGAAGAGATCAGAAAATtagaatattaaataataagTACAGATGTAATGAGGAGTTTACAAACACTCATCATGGACATGAATGTCAGAgtaattttgggcttttaatgatttctttgaactgttcttttacCAGAGTTGAATCATTGTACAACATACGTGACTTTAAACAACAATAAATGGGTGCAcacgtttgaatttattttgggttTTCTCTAATCTACACAGGGTcatatatttacatacactcacTTCAGTCTTTAATAAGTGGACCTGAAAGTTCTCGAGTGTCCTTTAACTTGACAAAGTCAAGACCTTTTAACTTCTTGTAAGTTATCATGATTAACTACAACTGGTAGTATATCTTTGCAGCctaaaaaggatttgtttgacagcactcacTGAATTGACCAATACTGGAAAGAATGGGTCCAAGTCCAAGAAATGGTTGAGGCCAgaactctgtgcaggccagtcaagttcttctaTGTCTTTATGGCCCttactttgtgcactggtgcacagGCACGTAGGATCAAGAAGGGGCCATCCCctctctgcagaaagttggcaACCTTGGTGCACTATGTGCCGCAGCATCTGCTGACCTCACTGTGTGATTTCATGAGGCCTGCCACTTTATGGCTAAGTTGCAGTTGTTGAGTGTGAAATATTTTAGTAGCAAGgaaatttcacaactggacttgTGATATCCTATTACGATACCATGCTGAAATTCACTGAGATCCTGAGAGCAACCCATTTTTTAATTAActaagcagtctgcatgcctagctggttgattttatacacctgtggccatggaagtgattggcACGCCTTAATTCATCATTTTGGATGGTGATCTGTCACACAAACCTCAAAGTATTTGAACTCCAAATTTTCAGACTCCTGGTCAAATCCGAGGTAATCCAGCGCCAAAGAAACATAACCGTGAGATGCGAGCAAGGCAGCACGAGATTCCAGCAGCCCTCCACCACCTCCCCACATATCCAGCAGCCCAGGAAACGGTCCAGGACCTGAAGTCAGACAAACGAGACAAAATGACTTTGGTGCAAGTCATCCTTGCGAGCTTAAAACTCGAACATcaggtggatttttttttctactcttggatcTGTATATTGTCAGAAAGAGAGGAATTCACTAATATGGTCACACCAGGCATACAAGCCCTGCCCACATGTTTCAATCCCACAGTATTTGGATCCGcctgaagcctgagcttttgcTTTTTTGACATGTTACTTgtacacagattttttttcctttagggATGTTTAATATGAGAATATATTTTAAGGAAAAGCAGAATGTATTTTACATTTCACCATTATGAAAGAAAAACCTCAGCCActctgaaaaaaaaccccccaacaaAATACGTATTTAAGAGAATAAATGTGTCATTTCAGGTGCTGCAGGTGTACCTGGAGGTATAAACAGAGTCCCTTGCACTCCTTGCTCATTAATATTGATCCTCCGGATGCCAGGGGCCATGTACCATctctctgtgaggactgaggctaGAGGGGCCTGGTCCCTGAAGCCCTCGTGTCCACTGTGGACCGAGACGGTGACCAGCATGGGTGTGCACACATTCATCTTCCTTAACCTGGCCAACAATGACATGAGTTACCTTACAGTTTAAACAAAGAGTAGCCTACACAAGCAAAAGTTAGTTATGGAGTTCAACAGGGTCCTGTAGTAGGATCAATACTGTTTACTTTATaggtctgtgtaggttctctgTCATCGAGATCatggtaatctaaggagcttgggaaggaaagcagctggacttctttaggtttgttgaagatgtttcatctctcatccttcttcagttctaagatcAAAAGGTGGTGAGTCCCGGGTATTAAGCCCTAGGGAAGATACAAAGGATAATAGTTGCCATCTCTGGACTGTGCTCTTTTcattccaagctccttagattattTAGAAAATAATATTGCCTAAGGGAAACGAGTATCACAAGACATGGCATAGATTGTCATTGCTATGGAGAGAGCCACCTGCTGTGGAACATGCAGTAGTGTGCGTGTGAGGAAAACTCCTCATTTATAAGAATCACTAAAAGATCATGTTTCACCTGTATTAGCTTCTCCTAATAGGCTTCTTTTGACATTTAGAGTtgtttaaaatccttctcttcACATCTTAAGTCCTGTCTTGTCTTGTCAAGTCTTTTTTTgtgttatcattattaatattttattacacttattttttaataatcacAAAtcaggaccaattctgtttatgTAACGCTGTAAATGGCTAGGGTGCCTGACTGCAGCTTAATGTGTAATAAGATAACCAGAAGTAAATTTGGCTAAGGAGCCTGGGATAAACGCAGAGTACTTTTCACCCagaagcagggttcatacgtCATCCCTTAAAGACCagataacaaaacaaacaaagtagCTGACTTACCGTCGAGTGGATTGAGTGAGGGCACAATGCTGAATCAATCGACAGGGTTACCTCACAGTGTCAAGCGGTATTGTACCAGTAATTAGTCATTTTCTGACAGAGCACGGCAACCACAGAGACAGGGAAGGTGCAGCAGATGAGCACAGAACTTTTAAACTATGGGGGCAGTATCACCTATATCATCTGCCAAGACTGCACTCAATACTAACAAAGAACGTAGTGCGAGCAGCAAAACAGTTCAGTTTTGTTAGCTAATGAGTGAAATGTGATAGTAAACCATTAAACAGGAGTAGCTACACTGTCTTATAGCTCATAGGCTCTTGCATGTCTCAAATAGCTGAAGTCATTACCGAGAGTATTTTCAGCATGGTTATCAGCAGCTGGGAACATCATCTCAAAAGCAGGCGTCACTCCAGAGCATGTCACTGCAATCGTGAATTCATGAACCGAATTATCTGGAAACAAATCTGGAAACTTTTTATTTTGGactggaaaatgaaatatttttgatttaatttgaaGCTTTAACTGAAGTTATGGCCAGAACCCATTTataatttagcatttttttttaaatacttctaGCACTTTAATTTGTATTACCtaacatttgtatttatttcgTTTTTAATCTGAGAGTCCTGTTGAgtaatgttaaaaatacatGTGATTATTTTCAAATTCATATGTTTCCTGagtgattattttaatttgctgtGAATGAGACAACAGGGTGATATTCACAGATGGGCAGTCTTGAGCAGGTGAGGTACTGGAGCCTAGAACAGGAGGTTTGCCCACAGGAAAAGATGATAAGAGTCATTGAAATAATCGTTGACTAATCGATTAATCAGAGAAAAATTGGCAGATTAGTCGTCAAATTGACAGATTTCTATCTAGATATGTAACACATCTGGACAGAAGTATGTCCAGACTACCTTTGCTGTTTGGGATTTAATGCAGACCAATGATGTCACTGGGGAAAAGCCTAAATTTTGATCCAGTAATTAAAACTAATTTATAGAGCCAAGCGAGATTTACTAGAAGATTGAATGTGTTACCTGAGGCCTGGACGGCTGCCCGGGACAGGCCGCATGCTCCACAGCAAACCCATGGGCTCTTTTCCTGTGTATGTGCCTCCATAACTTAAATCTTCTGATACtgcaaggggggggggggggagccaATTTATTTCgttttatttgctttattaaaagTGAGATAAAAATTTGATGTCATTAAGAGTTCAACAAAACATGtgcaacaaaaacatcaaaagtaAAACACTTTTTCCAATAACACTTACTGATTttagataaaaatgtaaaaaaaaaaagtaataccAAAAAGTATTTGGTTGAATTTAAAGATTatgtagaggaaaaaaaacaaaacaataaaaatcccACTGGAGTACATCTGTTGCATTATGTCAGACTCTGGGACACAGGAAGCCTTCAGCCGGACTGCCTGTGCAACCTAAATGAGCTGCAGGTATCCATCTCCAGATTACCTGTCATCACTTTGATTTACACCAAAGGAGCTGGAATGGATTCAGTGTTTCCTGCTTAATAAATGGGCAAACTAAATGTGACTTTGATTATACCAATTATGTGTGAATGtacaaatataatttttaaCGTCAGCTTCTTATGCATCTGTTCATTGgtttactttattattcttttcaggtacttgttttttttggggggggggttgtatttgtaagtaaaaaaaaaaaggaaaacaaagaagcCCACCTGACACGACGCCACTGTGGTCGCTGACGTAGTGCCCGTAAGCCTCCCAGTCGTCCTTGTCCTCGGAGTGATGGAGGGAGCGGACGGTTACCGGACATCCCGGAGGAAGATTCTCCACCAACACTTTAAACTTCTCATCAACCAGAGCCCGACTCGGGGTGACGGAGAGGATCGGAGGAACGACCTGGGTCATGGCTGAGAGCAGTCTGTGGAGAGAAACTGTGACAATTGAGTAACACAGACAGGGTAaagttcatgttcatgttctgGACTGATGGCCAAAGTTCATTAACTTCATGCATTCTTCATCTCTCTTGAGCACTGCCCATTGCTTTGGCTGGATGACTCCAGGTGTTTAACTCATCCCGCTTCACTGCGTACTGGAAATACACAGTTATGTTGTCTCAATAACAGATGGAAGCCTGAGCTTTTTCCTTCTTGCACTGGAAGCACAAAGCAGTCAGGCAGAAACCCACCTGCGGCTGGTAGGAGTACACTCCTGAAGGTGAGGCCTAGTTACACACCACAGAGCCCCTCTGCTAAAGCTAAAACACCTCAGCACGCTCATTTCTGTGGCTGACAAGTAGAAACACGAGAAACTTTTCACCCTAACTGAAGCTCGAGGTAGAGTTTCATCTGTGAAAGTCCGGCTGCAGGTACGTGCTAGCTTAGCCGAATGTAGCCAAGACCCAGCGTGTTACCTCCACCCTAAAAGTCAGCGGCTTGGCCACCACCCAAGTAAACTCCcctaattatattaaaaaacaatctCAGTTTAATAGAAGTGTGCTGCGTTCAAGTACCGCATGTAAAAATAACCGCTGTCCTCTGTTACCTTCGAAACGAACACCACGCAGAGACGATTTTCTCCTGAATTAAATCCAACAGGGTGTGACAAAGTCCCACCTGTTCGCTTTGTGGAGACAAGTTTCTCTCTCTTATTCTTGACGATTATTTCCACCGCTTCTCCGCGTTGTTTGTGAACTTTAGTAAAGGACACCGACTGGATCCGTTGACTGCagccaggaggaggaggcgggttTTACGCCATGCTGTGTCACAAGGGGGCGTAGACGATGAATTTGGTACATTAAATTGTAAATAAACACGCAGGAGGAAAGAAAACTTAGTTCTGACATTGTAATAGATAATCTACAAACAAATACTCACTGTATTTCAGAGCATCACTGCCAGTCTGTCTCTTCATTAATGGATTTAACTGAAAGAGGGGGAGGGGGATGTTTAACAGTGGCATTACAGCAGAGTTAGTTCATCATATACTCTTATTTCAGCACGCTGAAGGGCTGCCAGGAGAGTGAGGCCTGTCATCCTCCTTTATACTCttccttattttcttaaatgccTTAGAACAGTGGGTTTTtatattaaacatggccaaaggTTCAAAATATTAATGAGTATGTGAGCAAAAGATCAGGCTTCAGACTGTTCTAGAAAGTCTCTGTGAAGTCAAAGGCAGCAGATATCCCTAATTTAATATCTTAGGAGTAACATTCACAggagcaaaggcaaaaaatgcagagcagaaatgtCTTGAAGAACATTGCACTTCTCCTGTAGTTTAGATAAACTTTGAGTCTTAATAACcaataataaatatgttttttagcTACTCTGGTGGAGTCGGAAATAAAAAGGAGGTGGATTAATGTGGAAATGAGTGGAAGAGATCCACTtcatcataatatttctgcagACACGGAAAACTTGGAAGTAAGGGCACATGCGAAAACACAAAAAGGCTTTTAGTCCAGCAGATTTTCATTGCTTTCAGAAAAACTGTAGTCAGAAAGCACAGAGTTTGAGTCTGCAGGTGCACCTGGGCTTTCTGGTGGACTTTAAACTCTACCCACATACTTTCCTCTGTAAGTTCAGCCCACATGTTGTGTAAATCTCCAGGGATTAAAGCAACACCAACAACAAGGTATTCTTCTGTTGTGTGTGAGCAAACTTTGCTGTTTTGGAGGGGGTTTTGTATGCCACTTTCTATGTACCAGTGATCTTTTAATACACATTTTGTTCACTGGTCAGAAGTCTTCCAACTAACGAGACAGGAGCAGTCACCCTTACATGAATATGAGCACCCATGTGGCTTTTACCTTTTAATCACACAAATGGCAGCTAGcagttttcaaacatttttttttctttccaaacagGTAACACAGTCTTTACTAtttaaatgatcaaataatagcTAAGTATTTAAAGTTTCCATTAATAGTGGTGTTTCCCCCTCAATTTACTTACAGCTACTGAATATTCATAATTTATGTGGTACAATTAAACTAAACAATAGTAATAAGTAAAACCTATACATAAATAAAGATGATGGACAAAACTAGAAGCTGGTACAGTCATGAATCATACATTCCTCTACTTTCAGCCAGCAGTTTATGAGTTAATGTAATAAGCgaataaaaagacagaaaattatGTGAAGTAACACTATATTAGCAAAAAAGATCAAAAGAACCACAAAGTGTGGTAGTCTTCCATTAGTGATGTAAAATGGTGCAAAACtggaaaaagatttttaaaagatTACAAAGTAGCACAAattgatggaaaaacaaaagtaaacacaCAATACAGATATAAAATGACACTAAACTATGAAAAGACAAATGTATACGTACATGAAATACACAGAATATTTGAACTCACCACTTGACCAAATACCAGATCTAAATTGTAGTTCCGCCTTACAACCTCCAGAGGGTGCTGTTCTCCACATAATTCTTTTTGCTGTGTGGCTTTTCCAAAGATTTGGGTGAAGTATCAGCACACTGTTGCTCTTTCTACCCCGGCAgaaaatatttcagaaaaaTAACTTAACTACATTTTTATGATGACGTGTCAGTTTAAGACCCACTTTTAATCATTCTATTGATTTCTTGTTGAGTTTTTGTTCTATGTGGACCTGTATTACTTTTGCATATTGAAACTATGCAGTCCATCACTGTGCCGCTTCTAgatctaatatatatattatattatactatACTTACTTACTATaaaacagtactgtgcaaaacttTTGAACTcttgaaaagaggaaataagtgcaatgatttattgaaatgtgcaaacatacatagTAATGCAGTATATCAGGGGAAAACAGAGTTTAAATAATTCTGAGCTTGAAGGTTGATATTTGGTGTGACAACCtttcagcacagtctgaactctctgagGCAGCTTTCTTATAATTTCCTTAAACAGTCCTCAGGAAcaattctccaggcttcttaaaggacattcaaatgtcttctttggatgtttttgCATTATGTTCAATTTTCTATTAAGATGATCCTctactgcttcaataatgttgaggtcagAGCTCcggggaggccaatccacgaCTAACAGTCTTCCACAGTGTATTTGTCTATCCAGACATGCTTTTACTGTGTTGgtggtgtgtttgggatcattgtacACCTGAAAAATTCATGCCTTTGACAATCAGGTGTTTTCCATATGGTGTTGTAAGATGGACTAAAATCTGATGGTACGTATCTCTGATCATAATTTCATCAATTTTAACGAAGATCCCCAACAACACTGGCTTAAATAGAGCCCCAAACTAtggcagagcctccaccatgttttagctctctcctgacctcctacATGTACACTGATGATGATTGAACCACAACTTTCAAATCTGGATTCATCACTGCATTAGACCAGTTTTTACTGAATTTCAGTTATTGTGTAAACTGGCATACGTCAGCCTTTAATGTCTGTTTCCCTTCCTCGAGAATCGCTTCTTGACAGTAACCCTTCCACTGACAcaatttctgatgaggcttcagtgaacagtagatggatcaactgaaaggCCAGaggcatctctcaggtcctgtgtcacatcCTTGCTGGATTATTTCTCATTTCTCAAAGAGGTTACTTTCAAATCCTGTTCAACTGCTGTAGATCGTGTTTTTTAGGCCTGGTACTTCTTTTTTGTTCTCAAATTGTCCACCTTCCTCAAAATTGTTTAATGGcgcactgcacaccatgctgagatatgcaaAATTgtcagctaatagctctttagGAATCTTCTTGTTGGTGAAAAAATGCTATTTcatgtctgtcaaactgtgttatctttagcattttttttctagCTTCAACTAAATAAATTGGAAGAAATTGTGTTTGCTTGTAAGAAAgagcctaaagatacaatttaataCTGGTTCTTTGTTAGTTGTCTGTTAaatgtagacacaacactggctaagtttttactgctgttattattgtttttagaaTATCAATAACAAAAAGTTGAGTTAGTAAAAATCTTGTTTTTCCAGTTAGAGACAACATCATGCTCAGGCATCTTTGACAATCAACCTGTGGAGTAATCCTGGAAGTGCTGTTTTCTGGAGGAACTTATTTCCACTATTGAATTTCTACATTATAATGGTtaactatttatattttttcttttgtaaatgTGACCTGTTGAACCCTTAAAAAAATTTAATCATTTCTACATTTCTTAAACGCAG encodes the following:
- the LOC116336459 gene encoding acyl-coenzyme A thioesterase 1-like isoform X2 — translated: MTQVVPPILSVTPSRALVDEKFKVLVENLPPGCPVTVRSLHHSEDKDDWEAYGHYVSDHSGVVSVSEDLSYGGTYTGKEPMGLLWSMRPVPGSRPGLRLRKMNVCTPMLVTVSVHSGHEGFRDQAPLASVLTERWYMAPGIRRININEQGVQGTLFIPPGPGPFPGLLDMWGGGGGLLESRAALLASHGYVSLALDYLGFDQESENLEFKYFETAFNIIKDHPQVMPDRVGIFGLSLGSLVAVTLAAYSTIVKPCCIVCISCNHYYPARGSTVTSKFEGVTRQLSKARVNEDNQVIWKDVALEFITDPSNIAEVGRINCPTLLVNGCDDQNWPTVETAEDVARLMREAGKEHLLSRLAYPDTGHLIEPPFSPHFRATTFVMRSSKEKVILLWGGQTKPHSDAQEDSWRKILSFLQFHLYCSPNLKAKI
- the LOC116336459 gene encoding acyl-coenzyme A thioesterase 1-like isoform X1, which codes for MSVLRCFSFSRGALWCVTRPHLQECTPTSRRLLSAMTQVVPPILSVTPSRALVDEKFKVLVENLPPGCPVTVRSLHHSEDKDDWEAYGHYVSDHSGVVSVSEDLSYGGTYTGKEPMGLLWSMRPVPGSRPGLRLRKMNVCTPMLVTVSVHSGHEGFRDQAPLASVLTERWYMAPGIRRININEQGVQGTLFIPPGPGPFPGLLDMWGGGGGLLESRAALLASHGYVSLALDYLGFDQESENLEFKYFETAFNIIKDHPQVMPDRVGIFGLSLGSLVAVTLAAYSTIVKPCCIVCISCNHYYPARGSTVTSKFEGVTRQLSKARVNEDNQVIWKDVALEFITDPSNIAEVGRINCPTLLVNGCDDQNWPTVETAEDVARLMREAGKEHLLSRLAYPDTGHLIEPPFSPHFRATTFVMRSSKEKVILLWGGQTKPHSDAQEDSWRKILSFLQFHLYCSPNLKAKI